A section of the Oryza sativa Japonica Group chromosome 1, ASM3414082v1 genome encodes:
- the LOC4323863 gene encoding ubiquitin carboxyl-terminal hydrolase 14, with product MDLLRSHLHKVRIPEPGSRIHKDECCVSFDTPRSEGGLYVDMTSFLGFGREHVAWNYEKSGNPVYLHIVQRRKPEPDDEADRPLKKPTLLAIGVEGGFTDQEPEYDEAFEIVILPEFTSLPFPSIDLPEKVRIAVDKVILAESADRKQQLASWVADKKKVSAHAMDLKQLDNGVIVPPTGWKCSKCDKTENLWLNLTDGMILCGRRLWDGSGGNNHAIEHYEQTKYPLAVKLGTITADLEAADVFSYPEDDSVEDPLLAQHLSHFGIDFSSLQKTEMTTAERELDHNTNYDWNRIQESGKDAELLYGPGYTGLVNLGNSCYMASVMQVMFSTHPFISRYFEKQSLKAAFAIAPADPTLDLNMQMTKLAHGMLSGKYSVPNQEGQEGIHPRMFKTVIAAKHPEFSSMRQQDALDFFLHLIDQVDQANTGNHELNPFTGFKFFIEERLQCPSGKVSYNKRSDYILSLNIPLHEATNKEQLEAFHEKKAAMDLDGKEVSNEEIVRPRVPLEACLASFSGAEEVPEFYSTALNSKTTAIKTAGFKTFPDYLVLQMRKFVMEAGWVPKKLDVYVDVPDIIDISHMRSKGIQPGEELLPEGASGDNKAEPVHPVASEDIVSQLASMGFNYLHCQKAAISTSNTGVEEAMNWLLSHMDDPDINDPISKDSQAAEQTVDETSVQTLVSFGFQEDVARKALAASGGNIERATDWIFSHPEAFSSVPTDSSTSNMEDDDAHIPDGSGRYKLMAFVSHMGTSTHCGHYVAHVLKDGRWVIFNDSKVAASVDLPKDMGYLYFFQRI from the exons aTGGATCTCCTCCGCTCGCACCTCCACAAGGTCCGCATCCCGGAGCCCGGCAGCCGCATCCACAAGGACGAGTGCTGCGTCTCCTTCGACACCCCG AGGTCGGAGGGTGGGCTGTACGTCGACATGACCTCGTTCCTGGGGTTCGGGAGGGAGCACGTGGCGTGGAACTACGAGAAGAGTGGGAACCCCGTGTACCTCCACATCGTGCAGCGCCGGAAGCCGGAGCCCGACGACGAGGCGGATCGCCCGCTGAAGAAGCCCACGCTACTCGCCATCG GAGTGGAGGGAGGTTTCACTGATCAAGAACCCGAATACGATGAGGCTTTTGAAATTGTTATCTTGCCTGAATTTACTTCTCTCCCTTTTCCATCAATTGACTTGCCAGAGAAG GTTAGGATTGCAGTTGACAAAGTTATACTTGCCGAAAGTGCTGATCGAAAACAACAATTGGCTTCTTGGGTTGCTGACAAGAAAAAAGTCAGTGCACATGCTATGGATCTGAAGCAGCTAGACAATGGTGTCATTGTGCCACCTACAGGATGGAAGTGCAGCAAGTGTGATAAAACTGAGAATCTCTGGTTAAATTTAACTGATGGCATGATCCTATGTGGGAGGCGGCTTTGGGATGGAAGTGGGGGGAATAATCATGCTATTGAACACTACGAACAGACTAAATATCCTCTTGCGGTAAAGCTTGGAACAATTACTGCTGATTTAGAAGCAGCAG ACGTTTTCTCATACCCAGAAGATGATAGCGTTGAAGATCCACTATTAGCGCAGCATTTGTCACATTTTGGTATTGATTTTTCTTCACTCCAAAAG ACCGAGATGACTACTGCTGAAAGAGAGCTTGATCACAACACAAATTATGACTGGAatagaatacaagaaagtggcaAAGATGCCGAACTTTTATACGGCCCTGGTTATACTGGCCTTGTAAATCTTGGAAATAG TTGCTATATGGCCTCAGTAATGCAAGTTATGTTTTCAACTCATCCTTTTATATCACG CTACTTTGAGAAGCAGAGCTTGAAAGCTGCATTTGCAATTGCCCCAGCTGATCCAACATTGGACTTGAACATGCAAAT GACAAAGTTGGCTCATGGAATGCTCTCTGGCAAATACTCTGTGCCAAATCAGGAG GGACAAGAAGGAATACACCCTCGTATGTTTAAGACAGTTATTGCTGCAAAGCATCCCGAATTTTCCAGTATGAGGCAACAG GATGCGCTTGATTTCTTCCTTCATCTTATTGACCAAGTTGATCAGGCAAACACCGGAAACCATGAGCTGAATCCTTTTACAGGGTTCAAATTCTTCATTGAGGAGCGTCTTCAATGCCCTTCTGGAAAAGTCTCCTATAACAAACGTTCTGACTACATTCTTTCTTTGAACATACCGTTACATGAAGCTACTAACAAAG AGCAGCTAGAAGCATTTCATGAGAAGAAAGCTGCAATGGATTTGGATGGAAAGGAAGT GTCTAATGAGGAAATTGTGAGGCCTAGAGTCCCACTGGAGGCATGCTTAGCAAGTTTTTCAGGCGCGGAGGAAGTGCCTGAATTTTACAGCACTGCATTGAATTCAAAGACAACAGCAATTAA GACTGCTGGCTTTAAAACATTTCCTGATTACCTGGTGTTGCAGATGCGCAAGTTTGTAATGGAAGCAGGATGGGTGCCAAAGAAACTAG ATGTATACGTAGATGTGCCAGATATAATTGATATCTCGCACATGCGCAGCAAAGGCATACAGCCTGGTGAAGAGCTACTACCTGAAGGAG CTTCTGGTGATAACAAAGCTGAACCTGTTCATCCTGTTGCCAGTGAGGACATTGTATCTCAGCTGGCAAGCATGGGGTTCAATTATCTTCATTGCCAGAAAGCTGCTATTAGTACATCAAACACAGGAGTTGAGGAGGCGATGAATTGGCTTCTCTCACACATGGATGATCCAG ATATCAACGATCCAATATCTAAAGATTCACAGGCTGCTGAACAAACTGTTGATGAAACTAGCGTTCAAACTCTTGTTTCCTTCGGATTTCAAGAAGATGTTGCTCGAAAGGCCTTGGCAGCTTCT GGTGGAAATATCGAGAGAGCAACAGACTGGATTTTTAGCCACCCTGAGGCTTTTAGCTCAGTACCTACTGATTCTTCAACAAGCAATATGGAAGATGATGATGCACACATACCAGATGGAAGTGGCA GATACAAATTGATGGCGTTTGTGAGCCATATGGGCACCTCTACCCATTGTGGGCACTACGTTGCCCATGTCCTCAAAGACGGGAGGTGGGTAATATTCAATGATAGTAAGGTTGCTGCCTCTGTCGACTTGCCCAAGGATATGGGATACCTGTATTTCTTTCAAAGGATATAA
- the LOC4323864 gene encoding gibberellin 3-beta-dioxygenase 2-like, whose protein sequence is MPTPSHLKNPLCFDFRAARRVPETHAWPGLDDHPVVDGGGGGGEDAVPVVDVGAGDAAARVARAAEQWGAFLLVGHGVPAALLSRVEERVARVFSLPASEKMRAVRGPGEPCGYGSPPISSFFSKLMWSEGYTFSPSSLRSELRRLWPKSGDDYLLFCDVMEEFHKEMRRLADELLRLFLRALGLTGEEVAGVEAERRIGERMTATVHLNWYPRCPEPRRALGLIAHTDSGFFTFVLQSLVPGLQLFRRGPDRWVAVPAVAGAFVVNVGDLFHILTNGRFHSVYHRAVVNRDRDRVSLGYFLGPPPDAEVAPLPEAVPAGRSPAYRAVTWPEYMAVRKKAFATGGSALKMVSTDAAAAADEHDDVAAAADVHA, encoded by the exons atGCCGACGCCGTCGCACTTGAAGAACCCGCTCTGCTTCGACTtccgggcggcgaggcgggtgcCGGAGACGCACGCGTGGCCGGGGCTGGACGACCACCCggtggtggacggcggcggcggcggcggcgaggacgcggtGCCGGTGGTGGACGTCGgggcgggcgacgcggcggcgcgggtggcgcgggcggcggagcagTGGGGCGCGTTCCTTCTGGTCGGGcacggcgtgccggcggcgctgCTGTCGCGCGTCGAGGAGCGCGTCGCCCGCGTGTTCTCCCTGCCGGCGTCGGAGAAGATGCGCGCCGTCCGCGGCCCCGGCGAGCCCTGCGGCTACGGCTCGCCGCCCatctcctccttcttctccaaGCTCATGTGGTCCGAGGGCTAcaccttctccccttcctccctccgctccgagctccgccgcctctgGCCCAAGTCCGGCGACGACTACCTCCTCTTctg TGACGTGATGGAGGAGTTTCACAAGGAGATGCGGCGGCTAGCCGACGAGTTGCTGAGGTTGTTCTTGAGGGCGCTGGGGCTCACcggcgaggaggtcgccggAGTCGAGGCGGAGAGGAGGATCGGCGAGAggatgacggcgacggtgcaCCTCAACTGGTACCCGAGGTGCCCGGAGCCGCGGCGAGCGCTGGGGCTCATCGCGCACACGGACTCGGGCTTCTTCACCTTCGTGCTCCAGAGCCTCGTCCCGGGGCTGCAGCTGTTCCGTCGAGGGCCCGACCGGTGGGTGGcggtgccggcggtggcgggggcctTCGTCGTCAACGTCGGCGACCTCTTCCACATCCTCACCAACGGCCGCTTCCACAGCGTCTACCACCGCGCCGTCGTGAACCGCGACCGCGACCGGGTCTCGCTCGGCTACTTCCTCGGCCCGCCGCCGGacgccgaggtggcgccgctgccggaggccgtgccggccggccggagccCCGCCTACCGCGCTGTCACGTGGCCGGAGTACATGGCCGTCCGCAAGAAGGCCTTCGCCACCGGCGGCTCCGCCCTCAAGATGGtctccaccgacgccgccgccgccgccgacgaacacgacgacgtcgccgccgccgccgacgtccacGCATAA